One stretch of Eupeodes corollae chromosome 2, idEupCoro1.1, whole genome shotgun sequence DNA includes these proteins:
- the LOC129948587 gene encoding 60S ribosomal protein L30-like: MVAIKKQKKALDSTNSRLALVMKSGKYCLGYKQTLKTLRQGKAKLVLIASNTPALRKSEIEYYTMLAKTEVQHYSGTNLELGTACGKYLCVCTLSITDPGDSDIIRSDNN, encoded by the coding sequence atggttgcaatcaagaaacaaaaaaaggctTTGGATTCCACTAACTCTCGTTTGGCCTTGGTTATGAAATCAGGCAAATACTGTTTGGGTTACAAACAAACTTTGAAGACCCTTCGTCAAGGCAAAGCCAAATTGGTCCTTATTGCCAGTAACACCCCTGCTCTGAGGAAATCCGAGATTGAATACTACACCATGTTGGCAAAGACTGAAGTCCAGCACTACAGCGGAACCAACCTTGAATTGGGCACAGCTTGCGGTAAATACTTGTGCGTGTGCACACTCTCCATCACAGATCCTGGTGATTCCGATATCATCCGCTCAGACAACAACTAA